One Phoenix dactylifera cultivar Barhee BC4 chromosome 8, palm_55x_up_171113_PBpolish2nd_filt_p, whole genome shotgun sequence genomic window carries:
- the LOC120111626 gene encoding uncharacterized protein LOC120111626 yields the protein MAWSVVERSSRRHSTSNGQVGNGFFLPGSPLLSDNPTLPFSAFLMPEPSPVLGTRSRHSAGQIGYSACKTLSSSLLSSPTSGPLCVRAESRDFRPLLGIQRPRRLRVAVLGSQLLRHPTPRRPRAEAVRPQSHPLLADVADSPSSASREAVTGAGGGPVLSSDLSSSAAPAGGLLVLEVPGSQIPSPDGRRTRHPTSSHSQAPSPTVPPAPGHLPRFGCSQIPVPTVALCHCLQSTDPDSPIPLRLVVTSLLQRFGTIRPLLAVEFGTIPPLLDTIKFGTACRDPSLFFLTQLSFIIFNFLYFDLFVVVF from the exons ATGGCGTGGTCGGTGGTCGAGCGGTCGAGTCGTCGACACTCGACAAGCAACGGGCAAGTGGGCAACGGCTTTTTCCTCCCCGGTTCCCCCCTTCTCTCCGACAATCCGACTCTCCCCTTCTCTGCCTTTTTAATGCCGGAACCTTCTCCGGTTCTCGGCACTCGGTCTCGGCACTCGGCAGGGCAGATCGGCTATTCGGCTTGCAAAACCCTCTCTAGCTCTCTGCTCTCCTCGCCGACGTCCGGTCCACTGTGCGTCCGTGCAGAGTCCCGTGACTTCCGTCCTCTCCTCGGCATCCAGCGTCCTCGCCGACTCCGAGTCGCCGTCCTCGGCAGTCAGCTCCTCCGACATCCGACTCCGCGGCGACCGAGGGCCGAGGCGGTGAGGCCTCAGTCCCATCCTCTTCTCGCCGACGTCGCCGACTCGCCGTCCTCGGCCTCCCGTGAGGCTGTGACCGGCGCCGGCGGTGGCCCCGTCCTCTCCTCAGACCTCAGCTCCTCCGCCGCTCCGGCCGGCGGCCTCCTCGTCCTCGAGGTTCCCGGTTCCCAAATCCCAAGTCCCGACGGCCGACGGACCCGACACCCGACCTCCTCCCACTCCCAGGCTCCCAGTCCCACGGTCCCACCGGCACCGGGCCACCTCCCGAGGTTCGGCTGTTCCCAAATCCCAGTTCCCACTGTGGCACTGTGCCACTGTCTACAGTCCACTGATCCCGATTCTCCAATCCCACTGAG ATTGGTTGTGACTTCACTACTTCAGCGGTTCGGCACTATTCGGCCtcttctcgctgtcgagttcgGAACTATTCCACCTCTTCTCGACACAATTAAGTTCGGCACTGCTTGTCGGGACCCGAGTTTATTTTTCTTGACACAATtaagttttatcatttttaactttttatattttgatttgtttgtggtggttttttaa
- the LOC103709761 gene encoding dehydrogenase/reductase SDR family member 12 translates to MFLLKAWRTAAFGLYGFKQFTKAGFQEHAKKFKEEDMQISMEGKNCLVTGANSGIGYATAEGLASRGATVYMVCRSKERGEAALSKIQSTTGNPNVHLEVCDLSSISEVKSFVSRFSSEEKGLHVLVNNAGLLEHNRVTTAEGLELSFAVNVVATYAITELMMPSLEKAAPDARVITVSSGGMYTTPLTEDLQFSESKFDGVLQYARNKRVQVALTEKWAETYKNKGVSFYSMHPGWADTPGTAKSLPGFSEKLSGKLRTSEEGADTVIWLALQPKEKLASGAFYFDRAEAPKHLPFAGTASSHAVIDAIIDKLCALSNLPSEI, encoded by the exons ATGTTTCTTCTGAAG GCATGGAGGACTGCGGCTTTCGGGTTATATGGCTTCAAGCAGTTCACAAAAGCCGGCTTTCA GGAACATGCCAAGAAATTCAAAGAAGAAGATATGCAAATTTCTATGGAAGGGAAAAATTGCTTGGTCACGGGGGCTAATTCTGGCATTGGTTATGCTACTGCAGAGGGCTTGGCTTCACg TGGTGCAACGGTTTATATGGTCTGTCGCAgtaaggagaggggagaggctGCCCTTTCTAAAATTCAGTCAACCACGGGTAACCCAAATGTCCATCTGGAG GTTTGTGATCTGTCTTCCATCAGCGAAGTTAAGTCGTTTGTGTCTAGATTTTCTTCAGAGGAGAAGGGACTTCATGTTTTA GTTAACAATGCTGGTTTACTGGAGCACAACCGAGTTACCACAGCAGAAGG ATTGGAGTTAAGCTTCGCTGTTAATGTAGTAGCAACATATGCTATTACAGAATTAATGATGCCATCATTGGAGAAAGCAGCACCCGATGCTCGGGTTATTACAGTTTCTTCTGGTGGCATGTACACAACACCTTTGACCGAGGATTTGCAG TTCAGTGAAAGCAAGTTTGATGGGGTGCTACAATATGCTCGAAACAAGAGAGTTCAG GTGGCATTAACTGAAAAGTGGGCTGAAACTTACAAGAACAAAGGGGTGAGCTTCTACTCGATGCATCCAGGCTGGGCCGATACACCTGGAACAGCAAAAAGTTTGCCTGGCTTTTCAGAGAA GTTATCAGGGAAGCTTAGGACAAGCGAGGAGGGCGCAGACACGGTGATTTGGTTGGCCTTGCAGCCAAAGGAGAAGTTGGCATCCGGTGCATTCTATTTTGACCGTGCAGAAGCACCTAAACATTTGCCATTTGCAGGAACAGCTAGCTCGCATGCTGTCATTGATGCCATCATCGACAAACTCTGTGCCTTGTCTAATCTCCCTTCCGAAATTTAA